One part of the Maridesulfovibrio bastinii DSM 16055 genome encodes these proteins:
- a CDS encoding SLATT domain-containing protein, which produces MNFIKSLDDKVWMTAKARYNASARLNKKHQALTFTISFLSVAQIVLTFCMLVDICFGFPEKVLMFIAMTTSVMILVIANQSALGSLLIESEKLHRFGIKFQSLYEEISLYIKLDKANKSVEEGFQQRYSQLLREADINHLKIDEELVKAERKSFELNPICALWIKFKNLVAIYLSSFLYLAIPLGLLWGASWLK; this is translated from the coding sequence ATGAATTTTATTAAATCTCTAGATGACAAGGTTTGGATGACTGCTAAGGCTCGCTATAATGCCTCAGCTCGTCTTAATAAAAAACACCAAGCATTGACTTTTACCATCTCTTTCCTTTCGGTTGCGCAAATTGTACTTACCTTCTGCATGTTGGTTGATATCTGTTTCGGTTTTCCAGAAAAGGTTCTCATGTTTATAGCTATGACTACCTCGGTGATGATCTTAGTTATTGCCAACCAGTCTGCTTTGGGCTCTCTGTTGATAGAGTCAGAAAAATTGCATCGGTTTGGCATTAAATTCCAGTCCCTCTATGAGGAAATTTCCCTTTATATTAAGTTGGATAAGGCCAATAAATCTGTTGAGGAGGGGTTTCAACAGAGGTATTCACAGCTGCTTCGAGAGGCAGATATTAATCATCTAAAAATTGACGAAGAGTTGGTTAAGGCTGAAAGAAAATCTTTCGAACTCAATCCTATTTGTGCTTTATGGATTAAGTTTAAAAATCTTGTGGCAATTTATTTGTCATCATTTCTCTACTTGGCCATCCCCTTAGGCCTGCTGTGGGGCGCAAGTTGGTTAAAATAG
- a CDS encoding reverse transcriptase domain-containing protein, whose amino-acid sequence MSIVDFDRKKEFHFSVISSKCISGTYKFTPYLQKLIVKSACERPRMISIPTVRDKVVLTTLNRILQDVMPDFVNREHPNLKIRNLSDYMGGSGTCGKKLSLNRIDIKGFYDNLNRDRLKDILRTKMNDDALVSLLLKAINNISVPNGYHKEERSKYKESQKNGVPQGLPISNILAEAYLEEFDAVLTRSSNYYDRYVDDIVAITDVDDFEEQCLELFSELRLELNVEKSSFDCSLNNLDFLGYKFVNGYVSVRDSSFERFLRSISMMFVRLRKAIGIDRRKEKLRQLGIENIEAAFIEDLNVKISGARFKSKRYGWIQYFSEINDMSKLNIIDSHVARELGRCSFFRSLPKVKKATRAYFELKYNWRDSEYFFDYETDDIEVKHRWLRRRGLAKVSFSTDEIDRLYDYHVGKFLNQMETDLGVDYHI is encoded by the coding sequence ATGTCAATTGTTGATTTTGACCGGAAAAAAGAGTTTCATTTTTCAGTAATCAGCTCGAAGTGCATAAGTGGGACTTATAAGTTTACACCCTACTTGCAGAAGCTAATCGTAAAATCTGCCTGCGAACGCCCTCGGATGATTTCTATACCCACCGTGCGCGATAAAGTGGTCTTAACAACTCTTAACAGAATTTTGCAGGACGTAATGCCGGATTTCGTTAATCGCGAACACCCTAATCTTAAAATAAGAAATCTATCAGACTATATGGGAGGCTCTGGAACTTGCGGGAAAAAGTTGTCTTTAAATAGGATAGATATTAAAGGTTTTTATGATAATTTGAACCGTGACAGATTGAAAGATATACTTCGCACTAAAATGAATGATGATGCGTTGGTTAGTTTGCTGTTGAAGGCTATCAATAATATCTCTGTACCCAACGGATATCATAAGGAAGAAAGGTCAAAATACAAGGAGTCGCAGAAAAATGGAGTCCCTCAAGGGCTGCCAATATCGAACATCCTTGCTGAGGCGTATTTAGAAGAGTTTGATGCGGTTTTGACGCGCTCTTCAAACTATTATGATCGGTATGTCGACGATATAGTTGCCATCACAGATGTTGATGATTTTGAGGAGCAGTGTTTGGAGCTGTTTTCGGAGTTGAGGCTTGAATTGAATGTAGAAAAATCAAGTTTTGACTGCAGCTTGAACAATCTTGATTTTCTTGGGTATAAATTTGTTAATGGGTACGTATCTGTTAGGGATAGCTCTTTCGAGAGATTCTTGCGGTCTATTTCGATGATGTTTGTTCGTTTGAGAAAGGCGATAGGAATAGATAGACGAAAAGAAAAACTAAGGCAGCTTGGTATCGAGAATATTGAGGCGGCTTTTATTGAAGATTTAAATGTCAAGATTAGTGGAGCCAGATTTAAAAGCAAAAGATATGGTTGGATACAGTACTTTTCTGAAATCAACGACATGAGTAAATTAAATATTATAGATAGTCATGTGGCCCGTGAGTTGGGCCGATGCTCTTTTTTTAGAAGCCTTCCAAAAGTTAAAAAGGCTACTCGCGCGTATTTCGAATTGAAATACAATTGGCGCGACTCGGAGTATTTTTTTGACTACGAAACAGATGATATAGAAGTAAAGCACAGGTGGTTAAGAAGGCGTGGGCTAGCAAAAGTTTCTTTTTCCACCGACGAAATCGATCGGCTTTATGACTATCATGTAGGAAAATTTCTTAATCAGATGGAGACTGATTTGGGAGTTGATTACCATATTTAG